A region of Panicum virgatum strain AP13 chromosome 8N, P.virgatum_v5, whole genome shotgun sequence DNA encodes the following proteins:
- the LOC120684412 gene encoding uncharacterized protein LOC120684412 isoform X2, translating to MAEDIWTLNLVCEGAAPGQENVQREMDRDEICFFNLIELIEEYGYTSIDYLYYKKKDNLVALQGDTDVMKMLEENESKKNVSLFVTRQRIATIAPTKSNKEPSKSAANKAKEKSGRKKKQQLNIIQSKEQYANEADHQLDDDDVQETPGDDNKVTKRKGTVLAHVWDLPEENRILVKCNQLGQPIGKEGGLLGQFLGTISRNGGYCPLHIKDWRKVKNDNAETIFQCIQTKFLYPRSCEKWILKSIGRDWRKYKATLKSKLYNQKKKRTALYKLCPDDIDEDQWKALVKYWKSAEGKALSERNKLSREMKKTTHTAGTKSYARWSEDLRQADPAKRKPHRAMVYLAIHRKMAKETNQPTVQLENLIEKQPELAQNSEGRVAWEGDALHQVLGEEKPGQVHGMGLLPIPKQVYGGTTRHFKDINIATLHGSSSDVETHMLEEIKQLKERSRRQDKVIDELINKNMHHEREESTKDDHNKFQNQVVSSNRKRVQCAEPHNVDIVSQQRDELCQGDANHIEFSDQEAHPSSPQCSTNDFRQKEVGVRTHPSSDGRINRKRKQGALQDKPTGQKCSKYTRPQRIKVNKHNVHSDWIIFIFTQLMIIDDYVNSI from the exons ATGGCTGAGGATATTTGGACCCTAAATCTGGTATGCGAGGGGGCAGCTCCAGGACAGGAAAATGTACAAAGGGAAATGGACAGAGATGAGATATGCTTCTTCAACTTGATTGAGTTGATCGAGGAATATGGGTATACATCAATTGACTATCTATACTACAAGAAAAAAGATAATTTGGTTGCACTACAAGGGGATACAGATGTGATgaaaatgcttgaagaaaacgAGAGCAAGAAGAATGTTAGCTTGTTTGTGACAAGGCAGAGAATAGCCACCATAGCACCGACCAAGTCCAACAAAGAACCATCCAAATCTGCAGCGAATAAAGCTAAAG AGAAAAGTGGCAGAAAGAAAAAGCAGCAGCTGAATATAATTCAATCCAAAGAACAATATGCCAATGAGGCTGACCACCAGCTTGATGATGATGACGTCCAAGAAACACCAG GTGATGATAATAAAGTAACCAAGCGAAAGGGAACCGTTTTGGCGCATGTTTGGGATTTACCAGAGGAAAACCGAATATTAGTGAAATGTAACCAGCTTGGGCAACCTATTGGGAAAGAAGGTGGTCTATTAGGGCAATTTTTAGGCACTATATCACGAAACGGTGGTTATTGTCCTTTACATATCAAAGATTGGAGAAAGGTAAAGAATGATAATGCTGAAACCATATTTCAATGCATTCAG ACCAAGTTCTTGTATCCACGCTCATGTGAGAAGTGGATACTGAAGTCAATCGGTAGAGATTGGAGAAAGTACAAGGCAACACTAAAAAGTAAGCTATATaatcaaaagaagaaaaggacaGCTTTGTACAAGCTCTGTCCAGATGATATTGATGAAGATCAATGGAAAGCCCTAGTAAAATATTGGAAGTCAGCAGAAGGAAAG GCCCTTAGTGAGAGGAACAAATTAAGTCGTGAAATGAAGAAGACAACACATACAGCGGGTACAAAGAGTTATGCGCGTTGGTCCGAGGACTTG AGACAAGCTGATCCTGCAAAAAGGAAACCACATAGAGCAATGGTTTACTTAGCAATTCACAGGAAAATGGCGAAGGAAACAAATCAGCCTACG GTTCAGTTGGAAAATCTAATTGAAAAGCAACCAGAATTAGCACAGAATAGTGAGGGAAGAGTTGCATGGGAAGGAGATGCATTGCATCAAGTATTGGGAGAGGAGAAACCTGGACAAGTACATGGAATGGGATTGCTTCCAATTCCTAAACAAGTTTATGGCGGAACAACACGTCATTTCAAGGATATTAATATAGCTACACTGCATGGTTCATCATCTGATGTAGAGACTCATATGTTGGAGGAAATAAAGCAACTCAAGGAGCGTTCAAGAAGACAAGATAAAGTAATTGATGAACTTATAAACAAGAATATGCACCATGAAAGGGAAGAATCGACAAAG GATGACCATAACAAATTTCAGAATCAGGTAGTTTCTTCCAACAGAAAg AGAGTTCAATGTGCAGAACCACACAATGTAGATATTGTCTCTCAACAGAGGGATGAATTG TGTCAAGGTGATGCAAATCACATAGAGTTCTCAGATCAGGAAGCACATCCATCATCCCCACAATGCTCTACTAATGATTTTAGACAAAAAGAG GTTGGTGTGCGTACACATCCTTCAAGTGATGGTAGAATAAATAGGAAAAGAAAG CAAGGAGCACTCCAAGATAAACCTACAGGACAGAAGTGTTCCAAATATACACGACCTCAGAGAATTAAGGTAAACAAACATAATGTTCATTCTGATTGGATTATCTTTATCTTTACTCAACTAATGATTATTGATGACTACGTCAATTCAATTTAG
- the LOC120684412 gene encoding uncharacterized protein LOC120684412 isoform X1, protein MAEDIWTLNLVCEGAAPGQENVQREMDRDEICFFNLIELIEEYGYTSIDYLYYKKKDNLVALQGDTDVMKMLEENESKKNVSLFVTRQRIATIAPTKSNKEPSKSAANKAKEKSGRKKKQQLNIIQSKEQYANEADHQLDDDDVQETPGDDNKVTKRKGTVLAHVWDLPEENRILVKCNQLGQPIGKEGGLLGQFLGTISRNGGYCPLHIKDWRKVKNDNAETIFQCIQTKFLYPRSCEKWILKSIGRDWRKYKATLKSKLYNQKKKRTALYKLCPDDIDEDQWKALVKYWKSAEGKALSERNKLSREMKKTTHTAGTKSYARWSEDLRQADPAKRKPHRAMVYLAIHRKMAKETNQPTVQLENLIEKQPELAQNSEGRVAWEGDALHQVLGEEKPGQVHGMGLLPIPKQVYGGTTRHFKDINIATLHGSSSDVETHMLEEIKQLKERSRRQDKVIDELINKNMHHEREESTKDDHNKFQNQVVSSNRKRVQCAEPHNVDIVSQQRDELCQGDANHIEFSDQEAHPSSPQCSTNDFRQKEVGVRTHPSSDGRINRKRKDQQGALQDKPTGQKCSKYTRPQRIKVNKHNVHSDWIIFIFTQLMIIDDYVNSI, encoded by the exons ATGGCTGAGGATATTTGGACCCTAAATCTGGTATGCGAGGGGGCAGCTCCAGGACAGGAAAATGTACAAAGGGAAATGGACAGAGATGAGATATGCTTCTTCAACTTGATTGAGTTGATCGAGGAATATGGGTATACATCAATTGACTATCTATACTACAAGAAAAAAGATAATTTGGTTGCACTACAAGGGGATACAGATGTGATgaaaatgcttgaagaaaacgAGAGCAAGAAGAATGTTAGCTTGTTTGTGACAAGGCAGAGAATAGCCACCATAGCACCGACCAAGTCCAACAAAGAACCATCCAAATCTGCAGCGAATAAAGCTAAAG AGAAAAGTGGCAGAAAGAAAAAGCAGCAGCTGAATATAATTCAATCCAAAGAACAATATGCCAATGAGGCTGACCACCAGCTTGATGATGATGACGTCCAAGAAACACCAG GTGATGATAATAAAGTAACCAAGCGAAAGGGAACCGTTTTGGCGCATGTTTGGGATTTACCAGAGGAAAACCGAATATTAGTGAAATGTAACCAGCTTGGGCAACCTATTGGGAAAGAAGGTGGTCTATTAGGGCAATTTTTAGGCACTATATCACGAAACGGTGGTTATTGTCCTTTACATATCAAAGATTGGAGAAAGGTAAAGAATGATAATGCTGAAACCATATTTCAATGCATTCAG ACCAAGTTCTTGTATCCACGCTCATGTGAGAAGTGGATACTGAAGTCAATCGGTAGAGATTGGAGAAAGTACAAGGCAACACTAAAAAGTAAGCTATATaatcaaaagaagaaaaggacaGCTTTGTACAAGCTCTGTCCAGATGATATTGATGAAGATCAATGGAAAGCCCTAGTAAAATATTGGAAGTCAGCAGAAGGAAAG GCCCTTAGTGAGAGGAACAAATTAAGTCGTGAAATGAAGAAGACAACACATACAGCGGGTACAAAGAGTTATGCGCGTTGGTCCGAGGACTTG AGACAAGCTGATCCTGCAAAAAGGAAACCACATAGAGCAATGGTTTACTTAGCAATTCACAGGAAAATGGCGAAGGAAACAAATCAGCCTACG GTTCAGTTGGAAAATCTAATTGAAAAGCAACCAGAATTAGCACAGAATAGTGAGGGAAGAGTTGCATGGGAAGGAGATGCATTGCATCAAGTATTGGGAGAGGAGAAACCTGGACAAGTACATGGAATGGGATTGCTTCCAATTCCTAAACAAGTTTATGGCGGAACAACACGTCATTTCAAGGATATTAATATAGCTACACTGCATGGTTCATCATCTGATGTAGAGACTCATATGTTGGAGGAAATAAAGCAACTCAAGGAGCGTTCAAGAAGACAAGATAAAGTAATTGATGAACTTATAAACAAGAATATGCACCATGAAAGGGAAGAATCGACAAAG GATGACCATAACAAATTTCAGAATCAGGTAGTTTCTTCCAACAGAAAg AGAGTTCAATGTGCAGAACCACACAATGTAGATATTGTCTCTCAACAGAGGGATGAATTG TGTCAAGGTGATGCAAATCACATAGAGTTCTCAGATCAGGAAGCACATCCATCATCCCCACAATGCTCTACTAATGATTTTAGACAAAAAGAG GTTGGTGTGCGTACACATCCTTCAAGTGATGGTAGAATAAATAGGAAAAGAAAG GACCAGCAAGGAGCACTCCAAGATAAACCTACAGGACAGAAGTGTTCCAAATATACACGACCTCAGAGAATTAAGGTAAACAAACATAATGTTCATTCTGATTGGATTATCTTTATCTTTACTCAACTAATGATTATTGATGACTACGTCAATTCAATTTAG
- the LOC120684543 gene encoding uncharacterized protein LOC120684543, which translates to MVKLLLGFLLVLAVAGTTLAGGCDGDREDMIRECKKYEMFLAEPKIPPSAACCAVWQKADIPCLCKRVTKEVEKVWCMEKVLYVSNYCKRPFKPGYKCGSFTVPPLGQ; encoded by the exons ATGGTGAAACTACTTCTGGGTTTTCTGCTTGTCCTTGCTGTTGCAGGGACAACGTTGGCCGGGGGCTGCGACGGGGACCGGGAGGACATGATCCGGGAGTGCAAGAAGTACGAGATGTTCCTGGCGGAGCCCAAGATCCCGCCGTCGGCAGCGTGCTGCGCTGTGTGGCAGAAGGCGGACATCCCGTGCCTCTGCAAAAGGGTCACCAAGGAGGTAGAGAAGGTGTGGTGCATGGAGAAGGTCCTCTACGTCTCCAACTACTGCAAGAGGCCCTTCAAGCCTGGCTACAAGTGCGGGA gttTTACGGTTCCTCCACTTGGCCAATAA